A window of Notolabrus celidotus isolate fNotCel1 unplaced genomic scaffold, fNotCel1.pri scaffold_408_arrow_ctg1, whole genome shotgun sequence genomic DNA:
GTTACCTTCTCCCACTCCTGCTTCTGTGTCTTCAGGTCCTCCCGGGTCTCGTTCAGGGCAGCTGTAATGGTTGAGATCTCCTCCATGGCCTCGGCCAGGAGACGGGAGTTCTTGTCCTCACACTGGTGGTGGTCCTTGTTGGCGTCAGGGATCACCTCCGCCTTGAGACTGGCCTGATGCTTCTGGTTCTCCAGTGCCATGTGTGCCTGGTCCAGTCCAGCACGCAGTCTGGAGATTTCTCCAAGGAGAATAGTTCTGTCCTGCTCCCACGTGCATGCCGGATTCTGCAGGTCCTCGGGAACGAGAGACAGCAAAACCTGTTTGACTCTTGGCTGGTCTGGATCTTCGTTTGTCTCTGTTTGCTTCTCCTTTCTGACGTCAACGGCTTCCATGGGTCGGCTTATTTCAGTGACAGCCACCTCTGCTGTCTCCAGCTCGCTGGAAACCTTAACAAGGtccagatccatgtctgagGTAGTCCTATCTGAGGTTGTCCTGTCTGAGGTTGTCCTGTCTGAGGTTGTCCTGTATGAGGTTTTCCTGTCTTTGCGTTTTTTTGGCAGGTCCATTAGCTGCTCTTCCTGACCCAGCAAGGCAACCCTTTCCCTCACAGACGGCCACACCATCTCCTCTTTGGAGACCTTAACAAGGtccagatccatgtctgagGTTGTCCTGTCTGAGGTTGTCCTGTCTGAGGTAGTCCTGTCTGAGTGTGTCCTTTCTGAGTGTgtcatgtctgagtgtgtcctGTCTGAGGTTGTCCTGTATGAGGTTGTCCTATCTGAGGTTGTCCTGTCTGAGTGTGTCCTTTCTGAGTGTGTCCTTTCTGAGGTTGTCCTATCTGAGGTTgtcatgtctgagtgtgtcctTTCTGAGGTTGTCCTGTCTGAGGTTGTCCTGTCTTTGCGTTTTTTTGGCAGGTCCATTAGCTGCTCTTCCTGACCCAGCAAGGCAACCCTTTCCCTCACAGACGGCCACACCATCTCCTCTTTGGAGACCTTAACAAGGtccagatccatgtctgagGTTGTCCTGTCTGAGGTTGTCCTGTCTGAGGTTGTCCTGTCTTTGTGGTTTTTTGGCAGGTCCTTTAGCTGCTCTTCCTGACGCAGCAAGGCAACCCTTTCCCTCACAGACGGCCACACCATCTCCTCTTTGTATCTGAGCCATGGTGATTCAGGCTCAGGGATCTGACCCTCAGCCGAGCTGGAACATCGGTCATTGTCCCCTTTCTGGTCCTGCAGAGATGGTCTTTCTAACGGTTCCTTCTGTAGTTGAGGAAAGTCTAGTGTTTCCACCTGTTGGACGTCCTTCAGGAGGACTGCATCCCCCTCATCCTTGAAGTCTGCAGGCTTCATATGTGTTCTGAGGGCATCAGCTTCCTCAGTCCTCTCCTGCAGGGCAGGGACGGTGGTCTTCCTGTTCTCTCTGTTCATGTTGTTCTTCTTCATCTCGACGATAATGTGGATGTTCAGGTgaactgttgtgtgtgtgtctctgtgtgtgtgtctctgtgtgtgtctctgtgtgtgtgtgtctctgtgtgtgtgtgtctcttgcTCTGGTGGCTGGACTCTAAAGTGACTGCAGGAGTCTGAGTGAGTGTATAAGCATTCTGGAGGAGGGCATCACTGTTCCCTTATGACATCATAGTGCAGGTCAGAAATCAAAGGCAATAGAGGTTGCCATGGTAACGAGCTCTGCCCTACAACATAGTGtccctagactgtataaaagtagTACAtgtaaacagctccacagagtctcagcttcactgtaaacagctccacagagtctcagcttcactgtaaacagttccacagagtctcagcttcactgtaaacagctccacagagtctcagcttcactgtaaacagctccacagagtctcagcttcactgttaacagttccacagagtctcagcttcactgtaaacagctccacagtctcagcttcactgtaaacagctccacagagtctcagcttcactgtaaacagctccacagagtctcagcttcactgtgaacagctccacagagtctcagtttcactgtaaacagctccacagagtctcagcttcactgtaaacagctccacagagtctcagtttcactgtaaacagctccacagagtctcagcttcactgtaaacagctccacagagtctcagcttcactgtaaacagctccacagagtctc
This region includes:
- the LOC117809757 gene encoding myosin heavy chain, clone 203-like isoform X17 produces the protein MKKNNMNRENRKTTVPALQERTEEADALRTHMKPADFKDEGDAVLLKDVQQVETLDFPQLQKEPLERPSLQDQKGDNDRCSSSAEGQIPEPESPWLRYKEEMVWPSVRERVALLRQEEQLKDLPKNHKDRTTSDRTTSDRTTSDRTTSDRTTSDRTTSDRTTSDMDLDLVKVSSELETAEVAVTEISRPMEAVDVRKEKQTETNEDPDQPRVKQVLLSLVPEDLQNPACTWEQDRTILLGEISRLRAGLDQAHMALENQKHQASLKAEVIPDANKDHHQCEDKNSRLLAEAMEEISTITAALNETREDLKTQKQEWEKVTSNLLSEQEETCRLKAALTQVQEDLKTQKDKSSLLEETTSKTKTALTQAQEDLKTQKDKSSLLEETTSKTKTALTQAQEDLKTQKDKSSLLEETTSKTKTALHQAREELETKESQWDAAKFKLVCEHVKERERMQTAQKQAVEDLRRQWEMDRCCLLAEHQEETIRMQDALKQAKEDLQTHQAEWQQEKASLMESLTAINKSLKEQQEDRAKTTNSFMDRLRSLETQLEEASRPPKKSFKKRFLQFFRRDARTPSQTSDTLSQDPSTSQSSSHSHQPQQVQSSLYP
- the LOC117809757 gene encoding cingulin-like isoform X14, producing the protein MKKNNMNRENRKTTVPALQERTEEADALRTHMKPADFKDEGDAVLLKDVQQVETLDFPQLQKEPLERPSLQDQKGDNDRCSSSAEGQIPEPESPWLRYKEEMVWPSVRERVALLRQEEQLKDLPKNHKDRTTSDRTTSDRTTSDMDLDLVKVSKEEMVWPSVRERVALLGQEEQLMDLPKKRKDRTTSDRTTSERTHSDMTTSDRTTSERTHSERTHSDRTTSDRTTSYRTTSDRTHSDMTHSERTHSDRTTSDRTTSDRTTSDRTTSDRTTSDRTTSDRTTSDMDLDLVKVSSELETAEVAVTEISRPMEAVDVRKEKQTETNEDPDQPRVKQVLLSLVPEDLQNPACTWEQDRTILLGEISRLRAGLDQAHMALENQKHQASLKAEVIPDANKDHHQCEDKNSRLLAEAMEEISTITAALNETREDLKTQKQEWEKVTSNLLSEQEETCRLKAALTQVQEDLKTQKDKSSLLEETTSKTKTALTQAQEDLKTQKDKSSLLEETTSKTKTALTQAQEDLKTQKDKSSLLEETTSKTKTALHQAREELETKESQWDAAKFKLVCEHVKERERMQTAQKQAVEDLRRQWEMDRCCLLAEHQEETIRMQDALKQAKEDLQTHQAEWQQEKASLMESLTAINKSLKEQQEDRAKTTNSFMDRLRSLETQLEEASRPPKKSFKKRFLQFFRRDARTPSQTSDTLSQDPSTSQSSSHSHQPQQVQSSLYP
- the LOC117809757 gene encoding cingulin-like isoform X13; amino-acid sequence: MKKNNMNRENRKTTVPALQERTEEADALRTHMKPADFKDEGDAVLLKDVQQVETLDFPQLQKEPLERPSLQDQKGDNDRCSSSAEGQIPEPESPWLRYKEEMVWPSVRERVALLRQEEQLKDLPKNHKDRTTSDRTTSDRTTSDMDLDLVKVSKEEMVWPSVRERVALLGQEEQLMDLPKKRKDRTTSDRTTSERTHSDMTTSDRTTSERTHSERTHSDRTTSDRTTSYRTTSDRTHSDMTHSERTHSDRTTSDRTTSDRTTSDMDLDLVKVSKEEMVWPSVRERVALLGQEEQLMDLPKKRKDRKTSYRTTSDRTTSDRTTSDRTTSDMDLDLVKVSSELETAEVAVTEISRPMEAVDVRKEKQTETNEDPDQPRVKQVLLSLVPEDLQNPACTWEQDRTILLGEISRLRAGLDQAHMALENQKHQASLKAEVIPDANKDHHQCEDKNSRLLAEAMEEISTITAALNETREDLKTQKQEWEKVTSNLLSEQEETCRLKAALTQVQEDLKTQKDKSSLLEETTSKTKTALTQAQEDLKTQKDKSSLLEETTSKTKTALHQAREELETKESQWDAAKFKLVCEHVKERERMQTAQKQAVEDLRRQWEMDRCCLLAEHQEETIRMQDALKQAKEDLQTHQAEWQQEKASLMESLTAINKSLKEQQEDRAKTTNSFMDRLRSLETQLEEASRPPKKSFKKRFLQFFRRDARTPSQTSDTLSQDPSTSQSSSHSHQPQQVQSSLYP